A window from Mytilus galloprovincialis chromosome 8, xbMytGall1.hap1.1, whole genome shotgun sequence encodes these proteins:
- the LOC143043784 gene encoding gamma-aminobutyric acid receptor alpha-like: MGTDSYKSNVSIVLDEILSTYDKDLRPSFGGNPVEVLTDIYLRSMGPISEKDMVYSIDIYFRQRWMDERLATNSSTEKENISVSIKILEKIWFPDTVFYNGRKSYLHMVPTPNRFVRIGRNGSIYFSQRLTVRAICKMELHHYPLDFQTCPLYFGSFAYSEDDVKYTWNSGKDASVARAPDMTMSQFDLINFSAETSFTYRKDGDLQSMLTVYFNLRRHTGYFVINIFVPCMLLVILSWVSFWINREATSDRIALGTTTVLTMAFLALDSRSDLPRVKYATALDLYIALCFVFILSAIVQFAIVHRFTKHGHGDVEPSPTDNDDEDEETEDETVYTGNGKPHNQSFHPDTNIPSNRVFLCRGESRLRVWLSSLRIKNRRQFKRRKHRNSVSQIDRVSRVLFPLVFILLNFLYWSFYLK; the protein is encoded by the exons ATGGGAACAGACAGCTATAAAAGTAATGTTTCCATAGTTTTAGACGAAATATTGTCGACGTATGATAAAGATCTTAGACCTAGTTTTGGAG GAAATCCAGTTGAGGTGTTGACAGACATATATTTGAGATCTATGGGTCCAATTTCGGAAAAAGATATG GTGTATTCGATTGATATATACTTCAGACAACGTTGGATGGACGAACGCTTAGCAACTAATTCATCgacagaaaaagaaaatatttctgtcagcataaaaattcttgaaaaaataTGGTTTCCAGACACGGTTTTTTACAACGGACGTAAATCATATTTACATATGGTTCCTACGCCAAACAGATTCGTGCGCATTGGTCGGAATGGATCTATTTACTTCTCACAACG GTTAACAGTCCGTGCAATATGCAAAATGGAACTGCACCATTATCCACTAGACTTTCAGACATGTCCTTTATACTTTGGAAGTT TTGCTTATTCTGAGGACGATGTGAAATACACTTGGAATTCTGGGAAAGATGCGTCTGTAGCTCGAGCGCCTGACATGACAATGTCTCAGTTTGACCTCATCAACTTCTCTGCAGAAACTTCATTTACATACAGAAAAGATGGTGA CTT ACAATCCATGCTGACAGTTTATTTCAATCTAAGACGACATACGGGTTACTTTGTGATAAATATATTTGTACCCTGTATGTTACTAGTTATTTTATCATGGGTATCATTTTGGATTAATAGAGAAGCGACATCAGACAGAATAGCCTTAG GAACGACGACAGTTCTGACCATGGCTTTCTTAGCGCTGGACAGTCGTAGTGACCTACCTCGTGTAAAATATGCTACAGCATTAGATTTGTATATTGCcttatgttttgtatttattcTGAGTGCAATAGTGCAGTTTGCAATAGTTCATCGTTTCACAAAACATGGCCATGGAGATGTGGAGCCATCACCAACTGATAACGATGATGAAGATGAGGAAACTGAAGACGAAACTGTA TACACAGGGAATGGGAAACCTCACAACCAATCTTTCCATCCAGACACAAATATTCCTAGTAATCGAGTGTTCCTTTGTCGAGGAGAAAGTCGTCTCCGTGTATGGTTATCCAGCTTACGTATAAAGAACCGAAGACAATTCAAAAGACGAAAGCATAGAAACAGTGTCAGCCAAATTGACAGAGTGTCTCGGGTACTCTTTCCTCTAGTCTTTATTTTACTCAACTTTCTTTACTGGAGTTTTTATCTAAAGTAG